A portion of the Polaribacter cellanae genome contains these proteins:
- a CDS encoding RrF2 family transcriptional regulator, which produces MLSKKTKYGIKALTYLAKQENKRPVQIATISKSENISLKFLESILLTLRKNGILGSKKGKGGGYYLLKEPSEIQMTSIMRILEGPISMVPCVSLNFYEKCDDCPDENACAVHNLMTKVRDNTLEIFRNTSLADLCKC; this is translated from the coding sequence ATGCTATCTAAAAAAACAAAATACGGTATTAAGGCACTTACCTATTTGGCAAAACAGGAAAATAAAAGGCCTGTTCAAATTGCTACGATTTCTAAAAGTGAAAATATCTCTCTAAAATTTTTAGAAAGCATTCTCTTAACGCTTCGTAAAAACGGAATTTTAGGTTCCAAAAAAGGAAAAGGTGGTGGTTATTATTTACTAAAAGAACCATCAGAAATCCAAATGACTTCCATTATGCGAATTTTAGAAGGTCCCATTTCTATGGTGCCTTGTGTGAGTTTAAATTTCTACGAAAAATGTGATGATTGTCCAGACGAAAATGCTTGTGCTGTTCATAATTTAATGACAAAAGTAAGAGATAATACATTAGAAATTTTTAGAAATACTTCATTGGCAGATTTGTGTAAATGCTAA
- a CDS encoding DUF2061 domain-containing protein: protein MILDQMIFNKSEAKVSFEQDKSSEKPLRSIAKALSWRVIGTLDTLVVSYFLTGEIVLAASIASVDFLTKLVLYFFHERIWNKVKWGK from the coding sequence ATGATTTTAGATCAGATGATTTTTAATAAAAGTGAAGCAAAAGTAAGTTTCGAACAAGATAAAAGTTCAGAAAAACCTTTGCGAAGTATAGCAAAAGCATTGAGTTGGAGAGTTATTGGAACGTTAGATACTTTAGTGGTTTCTTACTTTTTAACGGGAGAAATAGTGCTGGCAGCTTCTATAGCATCAGTAGATTTTTTAACAAAATTAGTGCTGTATTTCTTTCATGAAAGAATTTGGAACAAAGTAAAATGGGGAAAATAA
- a CDS encoding phosphoadenosine phosphosulfate reductase domain-containing protein, with amino-acid sequence MSLDIQKINKELANKNPLDIIKWAISIAKNPVVTTNFRPYEVAILNAVTEVKKNIKVIWCDTGYNTVQTYKHAEDIIEKLALNIKLYVPKQTVAHRNVVLGVPSINDKKHQLFTEQVKLEPFKRAMQEHQPDLWFTNLRKGQTAFRDSIDIVSQSKDGIIKVSPFYHWLDEDLDAYLKQYNLPNEFAYFDPTKVESNRECGLHI; translated from the coding sequence ATGAGTTTAGATATTCAAAAAATAAATAAAGAATTAGCGAATAAAAATCCGTTAGATATTATAAAATGGGCAATTTCAATTGCGAAAAACCCTGTTGTTACAACCAATTTTAGACCCTATGAAGTAGCTATTTTAAATGCTGTTACAGAAGTAAAAAAAAATATAAAAGTTATTTGGTGCGACACAGGTTATAACACAGTTCAAACTTATAAACACGCAGAAGATATTATCGAAAAGTTAGCTTTAAATATTAAATTATATGTACCAAAACAAACAGTTGCACATAGAAATGTGGTGTTGGGAGTTCCTTCAATAAACGACAAAAAACACCAGCTTTTTACAGAACAAGTAAAATTGGAGCCTTTTAAAAGAGCTATGCAAGAGCACCAACCAGATCTTTGGTTTACAAATTTAAGAAAAGGGCAAACAGCATTTAGAGATAGTATAGACATCGTTTCACAGAGTAAAGACGGCATTATAAAAGTGAGTCCTTTTTACCATTGGTTAGACGAAGATTTAGATGCGTATTTAAAACAATATAATTTGCCAAACGAGTTTGCCTATTTCGATCCAACAAAAGTAGAAAGTAATAGAGAATGTGGTTTGCATATCTAA
- the cysD gene encoding sulfate adenylyltransferase subunit CysD → MSQKTIQVDALESEAIFIFREVVAQFEKPVLLFSGGKDSITLVRLAQKAFFPAKIPFPLMHIDTGHNFPETIEFRDRLTQELGVELIVRNVQDNIDNGTVKEETGRYASRNMLQTETLLDAIEEFGFDACIGGARRDEEKARAKERIFSVRDDFGQWDEKNQRPEVFDMLNGKIDLGQNVRVFPISNWTELDVWSYIEKENIEIPSIYFAHKRQTFLRDGLIWSADDAVVFRDKEEKVEERMVRFRTVGDMSCTAAVLSHAVDIAKVVEEIRDSSISERGARIDDKRSEAAMEKRKQQGYF, encoded by the coding sequence ATGAGTCAAAAAACAATACAAGTAGACGCTTTAGAAAGTGAGGCGATTTTTATTTTTAGAGAAGTAGTAGCACAATTCGAAAAACCTGTGTTGTTATTTTCTGGTGGAAAAGACAGTATTACGTTAGTTCGTTTAGCGCAAAAAGCATTTTTTCCAGCAAAAATACCTTTCCCTTTAATGCATATAGATACTGGGCATAATTTTCCAGAAACGATTGAATTTAGAGATCGTTTAACGCAAGAATTAGGTGTAGAATTAATCGTGAGAAATGTGCAAGACAATATCGATAATGGAACTGTAAAAGAAGAAACTGGTAGATATGCAAGTAGAAATATGTTGCAAACAGAAACATTGTTAGATGCCATTGAAGAATTTGGTTTCGACGCTTGTATTGGAGGCGCAAGAAGAGATGAAGAAAAAGCAAGAGCAAAAGAAAGAATTTTTTCAGTAAGAGACGATTTTGGGCAATGGGATGAGAAAAATCAAAGACCAGAAGTGTTTGATATGCTAAATGGAAAAATAGATTTAGGGCAAAACGTACGTGTATTTCCAATTTCTAATTGGACAGAATTAGACGTTTGGTCTTACATAGAAAAAGAAAATATCGAAATACCTTCCATTTATTTCGCACACAAAAGACAAACATTTTTAAGAGATGGTCTTATTTGGTCTGCAGACGATGCTGTGGTTTTTAGAGATAAAGAAGAAAAAGTTGAGGAGAGAATGGTTCGTTTTAGAACCGTTGGCGATATGAGTTGTACAGCCGCAGTTTTATCGCATGCAGTAGATATTGCAAAAGTGGTCGAAGAAATTAGAGATTCTTCCATTTCAGAAAGAGGCGCAAGAATAGACGATAAACGTTCGGAAGCTGCAATGGAAAAAAGAAAACAACAAGGGTATTTTTAA
- a CDS encoding sulfate adenylyltransferase subunit 1: MNVLKIATAGSVDDGKSTLIGRLLYDTKSLTDDKLEAIEEKSKQRGFDYLDFSLATDGLVAEREQGITIDVAHIYFSTRKKSFIIADTPGHIEYTRNMVTGASTAQASIVLIDARNGVVEQTYRHFFINNLLRIKDVVIAINKMDLVDFSEEKYNIIKGEIEYLASKSEYKNQNLTFIPLSALKGDNVVTTSENMPWYKGETLLHHLERLDAEDVQEETQARFPVQTVIRPKTSTYHDFRGYAGKIYGGDFKVGDKIAVLPSQTKSTIKSIHFFNEEFVRAKNGSSVTITLEDNVNVSRGDMLVKINEEPTITKQLNATICWMDSAPLQASQKYYIKHGVNDAQAKITQLNTIIKTDFSGKIENPSALELNQIGDIQLKLSKPLLVDAYNENKSNGSFILINPKTNNTVGVGFIR; this comes from the coding sequence ATGAACGTATTAAAAATAGCAACAGCAGGCAGTGTAGATGATGGTAAAAGTACCTTAATTGGGCGTTTATTATACGACACAAAATCGTTAACGGATGATAAATTAGAAGCGATTGAAGAAAAGAGCAAACAAAGAGGTTTCGATTATTTAGATTTTTCTTTAGCAACAGATGGTTTGGTAGCAGAAAGAGAACAAGGAATTACCATTGATGTTGCTCATATTTACTTTTCAACAAGAAAAAAGAGTTTCATTATTGCAGATACTCCAGGTCATATAGAATATACCAGAAATATGGTTACTGGTGCTTCAACAGCACAAGCTTCTATCGTTTTAATTGATGCAAGAAATGGCGTTGTAGAACAAACGTATCGTCATTTTTTTATCAATAATTTATTGCGAATTAAAGATGTTGTAATCGCCATTAATAAAATGGATTTGGTCGATTTTTCCGAAGAAAAATACAACATCATTAAAGGAGAGATCGAATATTTAGCGAGCAAAAGCGAATATAAAAATCAGAATTTAACGTTTATTCCATTATCAGCTTTAAAAGGCGATAATGTAGTTACAACATCAGAAAATATGCCTTGGTATAAAGGAGAAACGTTATTACATCATTTAGAAAGATTAGATGCAGAAGATGTACAAGAAGAAACCCAAGCACGTTTCCCTGTACAAACTGTTATTAGGCCAAAAACTTCAACATATCACGATTTTAGAGGGTATGCAGGCAAAATTTATGGAGGAGATTTTAAAGTTGGAGATAAAATAGCTGTATTACCATCGCAAACAAAATCAACCATAAAAAGTATTCATTTTTTTAACGAAGAGTTTGTAAGAGCAAAGAACGGAAGTTCTGTAACCATTACTTTAGAAGATAATGTAAATGTAAGTAGAGGAGATATGTTAGTAAAAATTAATGAAGAACCAACCATTACAAAGCAACTAAATGCTACTATTTGTTGGATGGATTCAGCCCCATTGCAAGCGTCTCAAAAATATTACATCAAACATGGTGTAAATGACGCGCAAGCAAAAATCACTCAATTAAATACAATTATTAAGACCGATTTTTCAGGAAAAATAGAAAATCCATCAGCATTAGAATTGAATCAAATAGGAGATATTCAATTAAAATTAAGCAAACCATTACTGGTAGATGCTTACAATGAAAATAAATCAAATGGGTCGTTTATTTTAATCAACCCAAAAACAAATAATACAGTTGGTGTTGGTTTTATCCGATAA
- a CDS encoding HEPN domain-containing protein, protein MQSFRTEIENPVVEKDILELNRKIQLFKEGEIDEERFRSLRLARGVYGQRQFGVQMIRIKLPFGRVTSEQLHRIADVSDEYSRGRLHITTRQDIQIHHVSLDKTPELWAKLAKDDITIREACGNAVRNITASETAGIDINEPFDVSPYAHATFKFFLRNPICQEMGRKFKISFSATDNDTAISFMHDLGFIAKVKTENGITKKGFKVLLGGGLGSQPRHADVIYEFLEEAILIPTIEGVLRTFDRFGERAKRAKARLKFLVKDLGVEAFLDLVADEVNALENKTFKVDTSEFEKPIVFQEIEIPSVKIEDETAFQKWKDINVIQQKQKGLFAIGIKVHLGDFYTPKARLLADLVKKYAANEIRLTLRQNILIRHVRAALLPFFYIELQKLGFAKAGYNSASDITACPGTDTCNLGIASSTGIAVELEKVLENEYPKYLNNKEIAIKISGCMNACGQHNMAHIGFQGMSIKVANLQAPALQILIGGGILGDGKGRFSDKLVKVPSKRGPEALRILLNDVEKNQQEKETFLEYYDRQGKTYFYDLLKGLQDTTNLESSDFIDWGHSENYVKAIGVGECAGVVIDLIATLLFESEEKISNSEEALNENQFSDSIYHTYTSLVNTAKALLIAENVKTNTQAGIISDFQKHFVDANKFEINGSFEDLVYQIKKEAPTKAFAESYLNDAKSFYKKADAFRTVEVEG, encoded by the coding sequence ATGCAAAGTTTTAGAACAGAAATAGAGAACCCAGTTGTAGAAAAAGACATTCTGGAATTAAACAGAAAAATTCAACTTTTTAAAGAAGGAGAAATAGACGAAGAGCGTTTTAGAAGTTTACGCTTGGCAAGAGGCGTTTATGGCCAGCGTCAATTTGGTGTTCAAATGATTCGTATAAAATTACCTTTTGGTAGGGTTACAAGTGAACAATTACACAGAATTGCAGATGTTTCAGATGAATATTCTCGTGGAAGACTGCACATTACTACAAGACAAGATATTCAAATTCATCATGTAAGTTTAGATAAAACACCAGAATTATGGGCAAAATTAGCAAAAGATGATATTACCATACGTGAAGCCTGTGGAAATGCTGTTAGAAATATTACAGCATCAGAAACTGCAGGAATAGATATTAACGAACCTTTTGATGTTTCACCTTATGCACATGCTACGTTTAAATTCTTTTTAAGAAACCCAATTTGTCAAGAAATGGGTCGTAAATTTAAAATTTCTTTTTCTGCAACAGATAACGATACTGCTATTAGTTTTATGCACGATTTAGGTTTTATCGCTAAGGTAAAAACCGAGAACGGAATTACGAAAAAAGGTTTTAAAGTTCTATTAGGTGGAGGTTTAGGATCGCAACCAAGACATGCAGATGTTATTTATGAATTTTTAGAAGAAGCTATTTTAATACCAACCATAGAGGGTGTTTTAAGAACTTTTGATAGATTTGGAGAACGTGCAAAAAGAGCCAAAGCAAGATTAAAATTTTTAGTAAAAGATTTAGGAGTTGAAGCCTTTTTAGACTTAGTTGCAGATGAAGTAAATGCGTTAGAAAACAAAACTTTTAAAGTAGATACTTCAGAATTTGAAAAACCTATCGTTTTTCAAGAAATCGAAATTCCTTCTGTAAAAATTGAAGATGAAACAGCTTTTCAAAAATGGAAAGACATAAATGTAATTCAACAAAAACAAAAAGGATTATTCGCCATTGGAATTAAAGTACATTTAGGAGACTTTTATACGCCAAAGGCAAGATTGTTAGCAGATTTGGTTAAGAAATACGCAGCCAATGAAATACGTTTAACCCTAAGACAGAATATTTTAATTCGTCATGTAAGAGCAGCATTATTACCATTCTTTTATATTGAATTACAAAAATTAGGTTTCGCAAAAGCAGGTTATAATTCTGCATCAGATATTACAGCTTGCCCAGGAACAGATACTTGTAATTTAGGAATTGCGAGTAGTACAGGAATAGCCGTAGAATTAGAAAAAGTATTGGAAAATGAGTACCCAAAATATTTAAATAACAAAGAAATCGCCATTAAAATTAGTGGTTGTATGAATGCTTGTGGGCAACACAATATGGCACACATTGGTTTTCAAGGAATGTCTATTAAAGTAGCTAATTTACAGGCACCAGCTTTACAAATTTTAATAGGTGGAGGAATTTTAGGCGATGGAAAAGGTCGTTTTTCAGATAAATTAGTAAAAGTACCAAGTAAAAGAGGACCAGAAGCATTACGTATTTTATTAAATGATGTTGAGAAAAATCAGCAAGAAAAAGAGACTTTTTTAGAATATTACGACAGACAAGGAAAAACGTATTTCTACGATCTATTAAAAGGATTGCAAGACACTACGAATTTAGAATCAAGCGATTTTATCGATTGGGGACATTCAGAAAACTACGTAAAAGCAATTGGAGTAGGAGAATGTGCAGGAGTTGTAATCGATTTAATTGCAACACTTTTATTCGAAAGTGAAGAAAAAATCTCTAATTCAGAAGAAGCTCTAAATGAGAATCAATTTTCAGATAGCATTTATCACACATACACATCTTTGGTAAATACTGCAAAAGCACTATTAATAGCAGAAAATGTAAAAACAAATACACAGGCAGGAATTATTTCTGATTTTCAGAAGCATTTCGTAGATGCTAATAAATTCGAAATAAATGGTTCTTTCGAAGATTTAGTGTATCAAATTAAAAAAGAAGCACCCACCAAAGCGTTTGCAGAAAGTTATTTAAATGATGCAAAATCATTTTATAAAAAAGCAGATGCGTTTAGAACTGTTGAAGTTGAGGGGTAA
- the cobA gene encoding uroporphyrinogen-III C-methyltransferase yields the protein MGDKRRLLTVVGAGPGDVDLITLKAIKVLKKADVVLYDALVNEELLDFINPSAEIIFVGKRKGCYRYQQEQINELIVARAKTHGHVVRLKGGDPFIFGRGAEEMEFAASFGIETAMVPGISSSLAVPAYQNIPVTKRGSAESFWVITGTTKEHKISNDVALAAKSNATVVVLMGMGKLPEIIKLFQQENKNDLPVAIIQNGTRSNEKVGIGTVDTILEVVKKQELSNPAIIVLGEVVKHREKLSEIKNFRDNNQDNITQPQERVLQFNE from the coding sequence ATGGGGGATAAAAGGAGGTTATTAACAGTAGTTGGAGCTGGTCCTGGAGATGTAGATTTAATTACATTAAAAGCAATTAAAGTTTTAAAAAAGGCAGATGTTGTTTTGTACGATGCTTTGGTAAACGAAGAATTATTAGACTTTATAAATCCGAGTGCAGAAATCATTTTTGTGGGGAAGAGAAAAGGTTGTTACAGATATCAACAAGAACAAATTAACGAGTTAATTGTTGCCAGAGCAAAAACACATGGGCATGTAGTTCGCTTAAAAGGTGGAGATCCTTTTATTTTTGGAAGAGGAGCAGAAGAAATGGAATTTGCAGCAAGTTTTGGAATCGAAACAGCTATGGTTCCAGGTATTTCGTCTTCGTTGGCAGTTCCTGCATATCAAAATATTCCAGTAACAAAACGTGGAAGCGCAGAAAGTTTTTGGGTAATTACAGGAACTACAAAAGAACATAAAATATCGAATGATGTTGCTTTGGCAGCAAAATCGAATGCAACAGTTGTGGTGTTAATGGGAATGGGAAAATTGCCAGAGATTATCAAGTTGTTTCAACAAGAAAATAAAAACGATTTGCCAGTTGCTATCATTCAAAATGGAACAAGAAGCAACGAAAAAGTAGGAATTGGAACTGTAGACACTATTTTAGAGGTGGTTAAAAAGCAAGAATTAAGCAATCCTGCAATTATTGTTTTGGGAGAAGTTGTAAAACATCGTGAAAAATTATCAGAAATCAAGAATTTTAGAGATAATAACCAAGACAATATCACGCAACCGCAAGAAAGG